CGCTTCGTGTTTGTATCTGGTACTAAAAAACTAAGCTATTGCTCCCAGCGTCCGATCCATCGCGGTGGCGATCTTCTGACAACCGGTCATCGTTTCTGCGAATTGATCGAAGTTGAGCGACTGATAGCCATCACTCAGCGCTTTATCGGGATTCGGATGGACCTCGATGATCAGTCCGTCGGCACCCGCGGCGATCGAAGCCCTGGCCATCGCCGGCACCAGGCTGGAATGGCCCGTGCCGTGGCTCGGGTCCATCACGATCGGCAAATGGGTGCGCTCTTGCACGTAGGGAGCACTGGCCAGTGGCAGGGTGAAGCGGGTGTGCGACTCGAACGTCCGAATGCCACGCTCGCAAAGCATCACGTTGGGGTTCCCTGCGTCGAGGATGTACTCCGCAGCAAGTAACCATTCATCAATCGTCGCACTCGGTCCACGCTTGAGAAGCACCGCTCGCGGCGACTTACCGGCTGCTTCCAGTAATCGATAGTTCTGCATGTTCCGGGCGCCAATCTGGAGGACGTCGGCGTATTCAGAAACTAATTCGACATCATCGGGCGAAACGACTTCGGTAACGATCGCCAGCCCCGTTTGGTCGCGGGCTGTGGCGAGGAGTTTCAAGCCGTCTTCCTTCATTCCTTGGAAGCTGTACGGTGACGTCCGAGGTTTGAAAGCGCCGCCACGAAGCGCCGATGCGCCTGCCTTTTTTACGGCAAACGCACTGGCGACGATCTGTTCTTCGCTTTCTACCGAACAAGGTCCAGCGATCACCCCGATGTGCGGGCCACCCACGGTCAGGCTGCCCGCGGTGATCACCGAGGGCTCTGGCTTGAGTTCTGAACTTGCCAGTTTGTACGGGGCAACAATCGGCATCACTTCGTCAACGCCGGGCGCGCTTTCGAGTGACTCCATTCCCGCGCCGCGTTCTTCACCCACGGCAGCAATCACCGTGCGTTCGGATCCTTCAATCACGGTCGGTTTGAGTCCTAGCGATTCTACGCGGGCTACGGTGTCCTTGATATTCTCTTTGGTCGCGGTACTTTTCATCACAACAATCATCTCGATCTGCTCCTATTTTGTAGGGCGTTAAGTTGCGGCTCCGCCGTCGCGCCCAGGTGAATAGCCTTGTCTGGAAAAGAAAAAGCCCCGGGCGTCGTTGGCGTCGCCCGGGGCTTGGTTGGTTCTGTGATTGGCAAACTCTCGCTATGCACAGCCTCCCTCACGCCCGGGCTTCGTAAAATAGAAGTCCCAGGACCAGGTAAAGCTAAAAAAGCCGCATCGCGATGTCATGTAGTCGCTTGCCATAACATTAGTATGCGCTCGCATTACCCGGTTAGCAAGCGTTTATTTCGGTGAGGTTAGTCGATACGAAACTTGAGAGATCGCTGTTAGCTGCGAAAGTTACCATGAATTCCCAAGGAAATCTCACACTATTTTCGCAAACTTGCAGTTCAGCGATGCGATAGCAATAATGCTGAACCACGATGTGAATCACTGAATTGCAAGTGGCTTCCCTCCAACATTTCTCACCCAGGCAAAATTTTGATGACTACCCCCAACGCTCCCCGTCGCGATTTTCTGAAGACTACTTTGGCAGGCGCGGCAGCGGCCGCGACGCCTTACGCGTTTACCAGCATGGCACGTGCTGATCATCACGAAGAGAAGAAAGCGGACAAGCAGCTCATCGGTGTCATTGGCTGCGGCGGCATGGCTCAAGGCAACATCAACACTGTGAAGGATCTCGTGACGGTGGCAGCAGCTTGCGATGTGGATTCCGGGCGGGCCGAGAAGATGAGCAACCAGTGGGGCGGTGGTAAAGCGAGAATCACCGAAGACTATCGCTGGATGCTTGATAACAAGGATATCAAGCTGATCCACATCGGCACGCCCGACCACTGGCACACCAAGCCACTGATCGAAGCAATGAAAGCCGGCAAGGATGTCTACTGCGAAAAGCCGCTCACGCTGACCATCGACGAGGGCAAGCTGATTCGCAAAGTGCAAAAAGAAACCGGCTCTATTGTTCAGGTTGGAACGCAGCAACGGAGCACTTTTCACTTGTTTGTGAAAGCGATGGCGATCGTTAACGAAGGTCGCCTTGGCAAGATCAAGCGTGTCCAAGCTGCCATCGGTGGCGCACCTGCCAGCCCTGCCATCCCCGTTGCTGAGCCACCATCGAACCTCAACTGGGATCGCTGGCTCGGCCCTGCGCCGCTTGTTGATTACCGTTCGCGACCACGCGAGAATACGCGTCCCAACTCGAATTGTCACTACGAGTTCCGTTGGTGGTACCAATACTCCGGCGGCAAGCTCACCGATTGGGGAGCCCATCACGTCGATATTGCCAACTGGGCGCTCAAGCTCAATGGGCAAACCGAAGGCCCTGAGTCGATCAGTGGCACGGCAAAACATCCCGTGGAATTCGTCAACGGCGTACCCCTGGAAAGCGATCGCTACAACACCGCCACGGCCTTCAACTTCACCGTGAAATACCCCGGCGGGACTGAGATGATCATCCGTCATGACACGGATAATGGCGTCCTCATCGAAGGGGACAAAGGTCGCATTTTCGTCAGTCGCGGTAAGCTCGCTGGTAAACCCGTTGAGGATCTCAAGGAGAACCCGTTACCCGAGGACGCCCTCAGCAAGGTCTACAAAGGGATGCCGATGGAGCAGAACGAGCGTCGCGCCCATTGGCTGAACTTCTTGCACTGCGTGAAACAGCGAAAGGACCCAATCTCCGATGTTCACACGCACATGGATGGCTTGAACCTCTGCCATCTAGCCGGCATCGCCGCCCGCTTAGGACGCGAACTGAAGTGGGATGCCGCCAATGAGCAGATCGTCGGCGATGAGCTTGCCAACAGCATGCTCGCTCGGCCGTACCGTGAGGGGTATGAAATCGAGATGAGCTGATCATAGCCAACACCTCTACCGAAGGCGATGGTACCGCTTTATCTGCAGCCATCGCCTTCGGAGAAAAAACGGTTACTCGGGCATCTTCAATTGGGCCGCGGGCAACGCTTCTTTCACCCCAGCAACTCCTTCGGCACCGACGGGGACATGCAGGCTGGCTCCGTCGAAGTCGTCGCCGATTGGCTCCACGCGTCCGCCAAGATGCTCTGCCAGAAACGCTTCGGTCACCGCATTAAAGCTCATGCGGTTCGCTTCGTCGCTGAAGCCGTGGCCTTCGTCAGGGTAGAGGACGTAGGTCACAGGAATTCCTTTCGACTGCATGGCTTCGACGATCTGGTCGGCCTCGACTTGCGTGACACGCGGATCGTTCGCGCCTTGACCGATCAAGAGTGGTCGCTTGATCTCGTTCACTTTCATCAACGGAGAGCGTTCCAGCAGGGCTGCCCTGCCTTCTTCCGTCGTGACATCGCCAACGCGAACGGTCATCACCGGCATGAACATGGCCCAGTAGGGGGGGATGTTCTCAAGCAGCGTCACCAAGCTCGAAGGTCCGACGATGTCGACGCCGCAGGCGAACTTCTCGGGCGTGTAGGTCAGCCCGACGAGTGTCGCATAGCCGCCGTAACTGCCCCCCATGATGGCGACCTTGTCTTCGATGGCAATTCCTTCTGCGACTGCCCAATCAACCGCGTCGATGAGGTCATCGTGCATTTTCTTCGACCACTCACCATTGGCGGCATTCGTGAACGACTTGCCGAAGCCGGTCGAACCGCGGTAGTTGACGCTCAGCACGGCATAACCACGGTTAGCGAGCCACTGGTGAGTCGAATTGTAACCCCAATCGTCGCGTGCCCAAGGACCGCCGTGGACGTCGAGCACCATCGGCACAGCCTTCTCGGGGCGGCCGTCACCATCCGAGTCGCTTCCCGGTGGCAAGGTGAGGTAGCTGACGAGTTTCAGTCCATCACGAGCTTCGATCACCGGGGTTTGCATCTTGACCAGGTCGTACTGATCGAGATCGTCGCGACTGCTGAACAGAAAGTGGGCCTTCTTGTTCGCGCGGTCGTAACGGTAGAACTTCAGCGGCCCATCATCCAGCACGTAAGCAACCGTCCACTGAGTGTCATCCAAGGTTCGGCTCGTGACGATGAGTTCGCCGTCTTCAACGGTTTCCAAATATTCAAGATCGCCCTTGATGGCGTCGTCGAGGATTTCCCACTTGGTCCGCGAGTAAGTGAAGCCAACCGCTTGGATGTTCTTCTCCGTCGGATGGACAAGTACTTCACCAACGTCGGCCTTGGCGTTCTCAGAGATAAGTTTCTTCTCACCCGTCTCCAGGTTCAATGAGAAGAGTGCTCCCGTATCGCGATCACGGCTATCCTGCAGATAGAGAATCTTGTTCGTCTTGTCGAAGCCCGCGGGTCCGGTGGTCATCGCGTCCTCGGGACCGACTTCCATGAACGGTTCCCAAGCTGCTTCCCCTTCTTGCCCTTCAACATGCTTGAGCAGCAGTTGCCCTCCGGTTGGGGTGAAGCTCATCGCAAAACGGACCGAGAAATCATCATCAGTCACGTAACCAAGGACACCTTCGTTCTCTTGAATGAGTTCGCGTTCGCCCGTTTCCAAGTTGACGCGATAGACATCGTGCAGTTGCGGATTGCGATCGTTGAGACCGACTAGAATCTCGTTCGGGAACTTTTGGCTCGTCCCTGCGATGCGAGCATGCACGCCGTCAACGGGCGTCAGGTCCTTCGTTTCGCCGGTAGAGACGTTCGTGGCATAGACGTGCCAGTTTTCATCGCCGTCTTTGTCTTGCGTGTAGAGAATGTGTTCGCCGGTGTAGGCCCAGCTGTGGCCGCGGATGTCACGCTCGGTGTCTTTGGTGATCGGCTTGGCGGAGGCGATATCGTCGACGGGGGCCACCCAGACGTTCAGGAATCCCTCAACTGGTGCGAGGTAACTAATCCACTTGCCGTTGGGGCTCAGTCGCGCGGATGCTTTTTGAGGATTGCCGAACAAGACGCTGCGAGGGATCAATTTGGCCTCCTGAGAGTTGGTGTGAGGATGAGCGGAATCAGTTTTGATCTTGGCGAATACCGTGCTGTTAGGTTGCGCTAACAGCATGAATGCCAGGGCAAGAGCCAGTTTTCCATTGATAATGCTGAAAGATTGCTTAGCTGAAGACATAGCTGATGTCATCGTTGTCGCGCTCCGTCGAACTAGCGAGTGTGGTTGAATCGAACTCTCGTATTGTTCCCGGTACGCTGACCCTCGACAACAGGTTCTCCGTGAAGAGAACTCTGATTACAGCTATACTGACGGCCATGCACGGGCCTACGCCAACGCCGCCGAGTCGCCGTTACAATCCGTTGCTAGCGGTGGCGGCTGCGTTTCTCACTGGGATTCTTGTCGATCGGTCCATTGCAACCGTTACGCTCGCGATGTGGGTCGCACTCTGCGTGTTGGCCCTGTTCCTCGCTTGGCGGTTTCGCCGTCAGCAAGCGTTCCAACGGGCAGCGAGTTTCACCTTGATTGCCACACTCTGTCTCGGCGGTGGGTGGGCTAATCTGCGGTGGAATTACTTTCCAGTAAACGACCTTGGCAGGTACGCCGGTGAACAAGCCTATCCGCTTTGCTGCGAGGCCTTGATTTCTGACCCCGTAACGCTTCGGCCATTACCGGCACACAATCCACTCAGGGCACTCCCTGCCAGCCCCCGTTCAGAGACGACGATCTCAGTTCGTCGACTCCGCAATGGAGAAACCTGGCAGGAGGTGCGCGGGGAATGCCGGCTCCGCATTAACGGCGAAGCGACCGAATTGAGCCCGGGGCAGCGAGTGCGAATCTTCGGTCGTTTTGAGAGAACCTCACCAGCAATGAATCCCGGCTCGATCGACTGGGCGGCGAGAGATCGTGGGCGTGGGCGTCTCGCGAACTTGTATTGCAATCAAGTGGAATGTGTCACCTCGACGGTTCCTTCTCCTCAAGATTCAATTGTCGAACGACTACGCATCGCAAGCGAACAGAACCTCAAGCAACACATCTCCCAGGACCAGGCACCCCTCGCCGCGGCATTGCTATTGGGAGCTCGCGAGCAACTCAGCGATGACGAAGTCGAAGCCTTCTTTCAAACCGGTGTGATTCATCTATTGGTCGTCTCTGGACTACATGTGGGAATGGCCGCGGCGCTACTTCTATTGCTGGCACGAATCATTCGTGTGCCTTGGAATCTGGCTTTGCTACTAACGGCAGTAGCAGTCTTGACCTACGCATTAGTCACAGGAATGCGTCCGCCGGTGATCCGCGCCTGTTTGATGACCTCGCTTGGCTTGGCAGCACTTTACGTGGGTAGGCCGGTTGCTGTGCTGAACCTACTTGCCGCGGCGGCAATTGCGATTGGCGTTTACAATCCGAGTGAAGTATTCAACCCAGGCACTCTCTTGAGTTTTCTAAGCGTCGCAGCATTGTGCGGGCTCGGAAACTGGAGTCGACTTCGTCAGACTTATGATCCGCTCGACGAGTTGATCCTCACGACGCGACCCTGGCATCAGAGACTGGGGACATGGTTCGGCAAGAAGGGCCTGATGCTGACCATTGCCTCCCTCGTAGCCTGGACCACGACAGCGCCGATTGTGGCTCGTGTTTTCCATCTCAGCACGCCGGGAACGGTGCTAGTAACCCCTTTGCTGTGGCCATTGATCGCTGCCGCGCTAATGAGCGGGTTGCTGGTGATTGGTTTTGGCTGGGTGCCTCCGGTAGGCTGGCTCCTCGGCAAGTTTTGCACCTTTTGTTTGAGCGCAATTCAAGAAATCGTTAGCACCGCCCATTCGCTCGAATTCGGTTCCTTTTATTGTGTGGGTCCGCAGACGTGGTGGCTTGTTGGGTTGTACGTGGGGCTGGCGATCGTTGCTTGGCGAGGTCTGCATACGATTCCATGGCGATGGACAGCCGCCGGGTTGGTCGTTTGGTCCGCGTTCGGTTTGTTCGTCGCGGGTCTGCAGCGTAGTAACGATGAAGAATTGCATTGCACATTTCTCGCGATGGGCCACGGCACCTGTGCCGTTCTCGAGTTACCCGACGGCAAAACACTGCTCTACGACGCAGGGAGCCTGAACTCTCCCGAGAGTGCCAGTCAGACGATTGCCAACTTCCTCTGGTCGCGGGGGATCATACGAATTGATGGCATCGTCCTCTCGCACGCCGATGTCGATCATTACAATGCGGTGCCTGGGCTATTGAAGCGGTTCCCAATTGGAACGGTCTACGTCTCACCATTGATGTTCGACCCGCTCGCAACTGGCGGGCAGCTCAACGCACCTGAGTACTTGCGCGAAGTGTTGGCAGAAGAAAACATTCCGCTACGAGAAGTGTGGATGAATGATCGGCTGGCGGTTCAGGATGAACACATCAACATCGAAGTTCTTCATCCGCCGCGGACGGGGGTCGTGGGGCGGGATAACGCCAACAGCATCACGCTTCTGATTGAGTTCGGTGGCAAGCGAATCTTGCTGCCAGGGGATCTGGAGCATGCCGGGATCGAAGCGGTCATGCTAGATGCCCCTGAAAATGTGGACCTACTGCTGGCTCCTCATCATGGGAGTGCTGGCAGCGATCCTCCAGGCTTCGCCGCGTGGTGCACTCCCGACCATGTGGTGGTCAGCGGTCGTAATCGCTCACGAACCACGCTAGCAAACCGTTCGTACAGAGCCGTGGGGGCCGAAGTTCTGCACACTTCTGACCGTGGGGCATTGCAGTTTACGCTGACCTCTGACGATCTCGAGGTGAAGTCGTTCCGCTGAGTACGGTACACATGCCTTGCTGACGAATTTGGCCGAATAGAGCCTGTCATCGCGGGGGAAAGCCGCAACACCCCCTCCTAAATTACCGATTCCAACCTGCCCCAACGAGCTGATCGGAAAAGTTGAGACAAGATTTCAAGTAACTCGGCTGTCGGGGTGGGCGCTTTTCGGCATTTTCACTACGATTGCACACTTAAATAGTAGGTCGATCGAAGCTTCTTCGGCCTGATTTCTGAGTTGAACAACAAAACAAGTCAAGGCAGCTACCGCCTGAATTACCACGCGAGGAAAACTCCCTGTGTCTACTGTCGTGCCAAATCGCGATACGCGTAAAGAGAAGAGCAACACCTCTCCTGAATCGGCAAACGATTCGATCATGGAAGTCGCCAACGAAGACGGCTACGCCGCTGCGGTCAGCACCGCCTGCCGCAA
The Lacipirellulaceae bacterium genome window above contains:
- the aroF gene encoding 3-deoxy-7-phosphoheptulonate synthase; translated protein: MKSTATKENIKDTVARVESLGLKPTVIEGSERTVIAAVGEERGAGMESLESAPGVDEVMPIVAPYKLASSELKPEPSVITAGSLTVGGPHIGVIAGPCSVESEEQIVASAFAVKKAGASALRGGAFKPRTSPYSFQGMKEDGLKLLATARDQTGLAIVTEVVSPDDVELVSEYADVLQIGARNMQNYRLLEAAGKSPRAVLLKRGPSATIDEWLLAAEYILDAGNPNVMLCERGIRTFESHTRFTLPLASAPYVQERTHLPIVMDPSHGTGHSSLVPAMARASIAAGADGLIIEVHPNPDKALSDGYQSLNFDQFAETMTGCQKIATAMDRTLGAIA
- a CDS encoding Gfo/Idh/MocA family oxidoreductase: MTTPNAPRRDFLKTTLAGAAAAATPYAFTSMARADHHEEKKADKQLIGVIGCGGMAQGNINTVKDLVTVAAACDVDSGRAEKMSNQWGGGKARITEDYRWMLDNKDIKLIHIGTPDHWHTKPLIEAMKAGKDVYCEKPLTLTIDEGKLIRKVQKETGSIVQVGTQQRSTFHLFVKAMAIVNEGRLGKIKRVQAAIGGAPASPAIPVAEPPSNLNWDRWLGPAPLVDYRSRPRENTRPNSNCHYEFRWWYQYSGGKLTDWGAHHVDIANWALKLNGQTEGPESISGTAKHPVEFVNGVPLESDRYNTATAFNFTVKYPGGTEMIIRHDTDNGVLIEGDKGRIFVSRGKLAGKPVEDLKENPLPEDALSKVYKGMPMEQNERRAHWLNFLHCVKQRKDPISDVHTHMDGLNLCHLAGIAARLGRELKWDAANEQIVGDELANSMLARPYREGYEIEMS
- a CDS encoding S9 family peptidase, whose protein sequence is MSSAKQSFSIINGKLALALAFMLLAQPNSTVFAKIKTDSAHPHTNSQEAKLIPRSVLFGNPQKASARLSPNGKWISYLAPVEGFLNVWVAPVDDIASAKPITKDTERDIRGHSWAYTGEHILYTQDKDGDENWHVYATNVSTGETKDLTPVDGVHARIAGTSQKFPNEILVGLNDRNPQLHDVYRVNLETGERELIQENEGVLGYVTDDDFSVRFAMSFTPTGGQLLLKHVEGQEGEAAWEPFMEVGPEDAMTTGPAGFDKTNKILYLQDSRDRDTGALFSLNLETGEKKLISENAKADVGEVLVHPTEKNIQAVGFTYSRTKWEILDDAIKGDLEYLETVEDGELIVTSRTLDDTQWTVAYVLDDGPLKFYRYDRANKKAHFLFSSRDDLDQYDLVKMQTPVIEARDGLKLVSYLTLPPGSDSDGDGRPEKAVPMVLDVHGGPWARDDWGYNSTHQWLANRGYAVLSVNYRGSTGFGKSFTNAANGEWSKKMHDDLIDAVDWAVAEGIAIEDKVAIMGGSYGGYATLVGLTYTPEKFACGVDIVGPSSLVTLLENIPPYWAMFMPVMTVRVGDVTTEEGRAALLERSPLMKVNEIKRPLLIGQGANDPRVTQVEADQIVEAMQSKGIPVTYVLYPDEGHGFSDEANRMSFNAVTEAFLAEHLGGRVEPIGDDFDGASLHVPVGAEGVAGVKEALPAAQLKMPE
- a CDS encoding ComEC/Rec2 family competence protein, coding for MKRTLITAILTAMHGPTPTPPSRRYNPLLAVAAAFLTGILVDRSIATVTLAMWVALCVLALFLAWRFRRQQAFQRAASFTLIATLCLGGGWANLRWNYFPVNDLGRYAGEQAYPLCCEALISDPVTLRPLPAHNPLRALPASPRSETTISVRRLRNGETWQEVRGECRLRINGEATELSPGQRVRIFGRFERTSPAMNPGSIDWAARDRGRGRLANLYCNQVECVTSTVPSPQDSIVERLRIASEQNLKQHISQDQAPLAAALLLGAREQLSDDEVEAFFQTGVIHLLVVSGLHVGMAAALLLLLARIIRVPWNLALLLTAVAVLTYALVTGMRPPVIRACLMTSLGLAALYVGRPVAVLNLLAAAAIAIGVYNPSEVFNPGTLLSFLSVAALCGLGNWSRLRQTYDPLDELILTTRPWHQRLGTWFGKKGLMLTIASLVAWTTTAPIVARVFHLSTPGTVLVTPLLWPLIAAALMSGLLVIGFGWVPPVGWLLGKFCTFCLSAIQEIVSTAHSLEFGSFYCVGPQTWWLVGLYVGLAIVAWRGLHTIPWRWTAAGLVVWSAFGLFVAGLQRSNDEELHCTFLAMGHGTCAVLELPDGKTLLYDAGSLNSPESASQTIANFLWSRGIIRIDGIVLSHADVDHYNAVPGLLKRFPIGTVYVSPLMFDPLATGGQLNAPEYLREVLAEENIPLREVWMNDRLAVQDEHINIEVLHPPRTGVVGRDNANSITLLIEFGGKRILLPGDLEHAGIEAVMLDAPENVDLLLAPHHGSAGSDPPGFAAWCTPDHVVVSGRNRSRTTLANRSYRAVGAEVLHTSDRGALQFTLTSDDLEVKSFR